The Dermochelys coriacea isolate rDerCor1 chromosome 7, rDerCor1.pri.v4, whole genome shotgun sequence genome window below encodes:
- the GPAM gene encoding glycerol-3-phosphate acyltransferase 1, mitochondrial isoform X1, producing the protein MHLPLIFLPVHKSHIDYLLLTFILFCHNIKAPYIAAGNNLNIPIFSTLIRKLGGFFIRRRLDENPHGRKDVLYRALLYVHIEELLRQQQFLEIFLEGTRSRSGKTSCARAGLLSVVVDALFTNATPDILIIPVGISYDRIIEGHYNNEQLGKPKKNESLWSIARGVFRMLRKNYGCVRVDFAQPFSLKEYLDSQSQKPMPAMLSLEQALLPAILPSRPNDVVDEGTEAALGDSRDLSSEPFRRQLIANLAEHILFTANKSCAVMSTHIVACLLLYRHRKGIDLSKLVEDFFSMKEEVLARDFDLGFSGNSEDVVMHAIHLLGNCVNITNTSQNNEFFITPSTTIPAVFELNFYSNGVLHVFIKEAIIACSLHAVQSKRYRNGINNVPPNMISQEQLVRKAASLCHLLSNEGAISLPCQMLYQVCHEAVERFIQYGILLVAEQDDQEDISPSLTEQQWVKKLPEPLSWRSDEEDEDSDFGEEQRDCYLKVNQSQEHQQYITFLQRLLGPLLEAYSSAAIFMHNFSGPVSETEYLHKLHKYLITRTEKSVAVYAESATYCLVKNAVKVFKDIGVFKETKQKKETFLELSSTFLPQRNRQKLLEFILSFIVL; encoded by the exons ATGCATTTGCCTCTTATCTTCTTGCCTGTTCACAAATCTCACATCGACTATCTGCTCCTCACATTCATTCTTTTCTGCCATAACATCAAAGCACCGTACATTGCTGCAGGGAATAACCTCAACATCCCCATCTTCAG CACATTGATCCGCAAGTTGGGAGGCTTTTTCATTCGGAGGAGGTTGGATGAAAACCCTCATGGACGTAAAGATGTCCTTTATAGAGCTTTGCTGTATGTG CACATAGAGGAGTTGCTTAGACAGCAGCAGTTCTTAGAGATATTCCTGGAAGGGACGCGTTCTCGGAGTGGAAAAACATCCTGTGCCAGAGCAGGTCTCTTATCTGTGGTGGTAGATGCTCTCTTTACAAATGCCACCCCTGACATACTAATTATACCTGTGGGAATCTCCTATGATCGTATCATTGAAGGTCACTATAACAATGAACAGCTG GGGAAGCCGAAGAAGAACGAAAGCCTTTGGAGCATAGCCAGAGGAGTCTTCAGAATGCTGAGGAAGAATTATGGTTGTGTCAGAGTAGACTTTGCACAGCCATTTTCCTTAAAA GAATACCTAGACAGCCAAAGTCAAAAACCTATGCCTGCCATGCTATCTTTGGAACAAGCTCTCTTACCAGCTATACTTCCTTCACG GCCTAATGATGTTGTCGATGAAGGTACAGAGGCAGCGCTGGGTGATTCCAGGGATTTATCCAGTGAGCCCTTTAGAAGACAGTTGATAGCCAACTTGGCTGAGCATATACTGTTCA CTGCTAACAAGTCATGTGCTGTGATGTCAACACACATAGTTGCCTGTTTGCTGCTCTACCGACATAGGAAG GGAATTGACCTTTCCAAGCTGGTGGAAGACTTCTTCTCTATGAAGGAGGAGGTCTTGGCCCGTGACTTTGACTTGGGATTTTCAGGAAATTCTGAAGATGTTGTCATGCATGCCATCCACCTGTTGGGGAACTGTGTAAATATCACAAACACCAGCCAAAACAATGAGTTCTTCATCACTCCCAGCACAACTATTCCTGCTGTCTTTGAACTCAACTTCTATAGCAATGGTGTACTGCATGTCTTCATCAAAGAGGCCATTATCG CCTGCAGTCTTCATGCAGTGCAGAGTAAAAGGTATAGAAATGGCATCAATAACGTTCCTCCCAACATGATTAGCCAAGAACAACTGGTCCGCAAAGCTGCCAGCTTGTGCCACCTGCTTTCCAATGAAGGGGCTATATCCTTG ccTTGTCAGATGTTATACCAAGTTTGCCACGAGGCAGTCGAAAGGTTTATACAATATGGCATTCTTTTGGTGGCAGAG CAAGATGATCAGGAGGATATTAGCCCTAGCCTTACAGAGCAGCAATGGGTTAAAAAGCTTCCTGAGCCCTTGTCTTGGAGAAGTGATGAGGAGGATGAAGACAGTGACTTTGGAGAAGAACAGAGGGATTGCTACCTGAAG GTGAACCAATCCCAAGAACACCAGCAGTACATCACCTTCCTGCAAAGGTTACTGGGACCTTTACTCGAGGCCTACAGCTCAGCTGCCATCTTTATGCACAACTTCAGTGGACCTGTGTCAGAAACAGAATACCTTCATAAGTTACACAAGTACCTAATAACCAGGACAGAGAAGAGTGTTGCAGTGTATG CTGAGAGTGCCACCTATTGTCTTGTGAAAAATGCAGTGAAGGTCTTTAAAGATATTGGG GTTTTCAAGgagacaaaacaaaagaaagagactTTTTTGGAACTGAGCAGTACTTTTCTACCTCAGCGCAACCGGCAAAAACTACTGGAATTCATCCTGAGCTTCATTGTATTGTAG
- the GPAM gene encoding glycerol-3-phosphate acyltransferase 1, mitochondrial isoform X2 codes for MHLPLIFLPVHKSHIDYLLLTFILFCHNIKAPYIAAGNNLNIPIFSTLIRKLGGFFIRRRLDENPHGRKDVLYRALLYVHIEELLRQQQFLEIFLEGTRSRSGKTSCARAGLLSVVVDALFTNATPDILIIPVGISYDRIIEGHYNNEQLGKPKKNESLWSIARGVFRMLRKNYGCVRVDFAQPFSLKEYLDSQSQKPMPAMLSLEQALLPAILPSRPNDVVDEGTEAALGDSRDLSSEPFRRQLIANLAEHILFTANKSCAVMSTHIVACLLLYRHRKGIDLSKLVEDFFSMKEEVLARDFDLGFSGNSEDVVMHAIHLLGNCVNITNTSQNNEFFITPSTTIPAVFELNFYSNGVLHVFIKEAIIACSLHAVQSKRYRNGINNVPPNMISQEQLVRKAASLCHLLSNEGAISLQDDQEDISPSLTEQQWVKKLPEPLSWRSDEEDEDSDFGEEQRDCYLKVNQSQEHQQYITFLQRLLGPLLEAYSSAAIFMHNFSGPVSETEYLHKLHKYLITRTEKSVAVYAESATYCLVKNAVKVFKDIGVFKETKQKKETFLELSSTFLPQRNRQKLLEFILSFIVL; via the exons ATGCATTTGCCTCTTATCTTCTTGCCTGTTCACAAATCTCACATCGACTATCTGCTCCTCACATTCATTCTTTTCTGCCATAACATCAAAGCACCGTACATTGCTGCAGGGAATAACCTCAACATCCCCATCTTCAG CACATTGATCCGCAAGTTGGGAGGCTTTTTCATTCGGAGGAGGTTGGATGAAAACCCTCATGGACGTAAAGATGTCCTTTATAGAGCTTTGCTGTATGTG CACATAGAGGAGTTGCTTAGACAGCAGCAGTTCTTAGAGATATTCCTGGAAGGGACGCGTTCTCGGAGTGGAAAAACATCCTGTGCCAGAGCAGGTCTCTTATCTGTGGTGGTAGATGCTCTCTTTACAAATGCCACCCCTGACATACTAATTATACCTGTGGGAATCTCCTATGATCGTATCATTGAAGGTCACTATAACAATGAACAGCTG GGGAAGCCGAAGAAGAACGAAAGCCTTTGGAGCATAGCCAGAGGAGTCTTCAGAATGCTGAGGAAGAATTATGGTTGTGTCAGAGTAGACTTTGCACAGCCATTTTCCTTAAAA GAATACCTAGACAGCCAAAGTCAAAAACCTATGCCTGCCATGCTATCTTTGGAACAAGCTCTCTTACCAGCTATACTTCCTTCACG GCCTAATGATGTTGTCGATGAAGGTACAGAGGCAGCGCTGGGTGATTCCAGGGATTTATCCAGTGAGCCCTTTAGAAGACAGTTGATAGCCAACTTGGCTGAGCATATACTGTTCA CTGCTAACAAGTCATGTGCTGTGATGTCAACACACATAGTTGCCTGTTTGCTGCTCTACCGACATAGGAAG GGAATTGACCTTTCCAAGCTGGTGGAAGACTTCTTCTCTATGAAGGAGGAGGTCTTGGCCCGTGACTTTGACTTGGGATTTTCAGGAAATTCTGAAGATGTTGTCATGCATGCCATCCACCTGTTGGGGAACTGTGTAAATATCACAAACACCAGCCAAAACAATGAGTTCTTCATCACTCCCAGCACAACTATTCCTGCTGTCTTTGAACTCAACTTCTATAGCAATGGTGTACTGCATGTCTTCATCAAAGAGGCCATTATCG CCTGCAGTCTTCATGCAGTGCAGAGTAAAAGGTATAGAAATGGCATCAATAACGTTCCTCCCAACATGATTAGCCAAGAACAACTGGTCCGCAAAGCTGCCAGCTTGTGCCACCTGCTTTCCAATGAAGGGGCTATATCCTTG CAAGATGATCAGGAGGATATTAGCCCTAGCCTTACAGAGCAGCAATGGGTTAAAAAGCTTCCTGAGCCCTTGTCTTGGAGAAGTGATGAGGAGGATGAAGACAGTGACTTTGGAGAAGAACAGAGGGATTGCTACCTGAAG GTGAACCAATCCCAAGAACACCAGCAGTACATCACCTTCCTGCAAAGGTTACTGGGACCTTTACTCGAGGCCTACAGCTCAGCTGCCATCTTTATGCACAACTTCAGTGGACCTGTGTCAGAAACAGAATACCTTCATAAGTTACACAAGTACCTAATAACCAGGACAGAGAAGAGTGTTGCAGTGTATG CTGAGAGTGCCACCTATTGTCTTGTGAAAAATGCAGTGAAGGTCTTTAAAGATATTGGG GTTTTCAAGgagacaaaacaaaagaaagagactTTTTTGGAACTGAGCAGTACTTTTCTACCTCAGCGCAACCGGCAAAAACTACTGGAATTCATCCTGAGCTTCATTGTATTGTAG